One part of the Malus sylvestris chromosome 2, drMalSylv7.2, whole genome shotgun sequence genome encodes these proteins:
- the LOC126613817 gene encoding cysteine-rich and transmembrane domain-containing protein WIH2-like — protein sequence MSYYNQQQAPVGVPPPQGYPPKDAYPPQGYPEQGYPPQQGYPPQGYPPQQGYAPQYAQQPPPRKESDGCLQGCLAALCCCCLLDACF from the exons ATGAGTTACTACAATCAGCAGCAAGCTCCAGTTGGTGTTCCTCCTCCACAAG GGTATCCTCCAAAGGATGCTTACCCTCCACAGGGTTACCCTGAGCAGGGGTATCCACCTCAACAGGGTTACCCTCCACAGGGGTACCCACCACAGCAGGGCTATGCTCCCCAGTATGCTCAGCAGCCCCCTCCTAGGAAAGAAAGTGACGGTTGCCTTCAAGGATG TTTAGCAGCACTCTGCTGTTGTTGCCTCTTGGATGCTTGCTTCTGA